The Gossypium arboreum isolate Shixiya-1 chromosome 6, ASM2569848v2, whole genome shotgun sequence DNA window AATTTCCTCAACTGATATAATGTGCAAGGGATCAGAATAGTACCGCCTCTGCATTTAAATATGAAACActtcatgaatcctatccaactctggaggcAACTCAAGTTGATAAGCGACCGGTCCCATCCACCTAAGTATTCAATAAgatccaataaacctagggctaagCTTGCCATTCTGCCCaaacctcaaaattttcttccatggtgagaccttgagaaagaCATAATCCCCTACAGAGTACTCGGTATCTTTACGCTTCAAGTCAGCATAAGACttctgcctatcagatgcttcctttaaCCGGTCTCAAATCAGTTTCACCTTATCTCTTGTATCAGAAATTAATTCTGGCCGCAGAACTCGCCGCTCACCCAGCTCAGTCTACAAGtaagagtacgacacctacgaccatacaaCGCCTCaaacggtgccattcgaatactggattggtagctgttattataagcaaactttTCCAATGGAAAATAATCCTTCCAGCTACCTCTGAAATCAATTACACAACCtcttaacatgtcttccagtatctgaatcaccctctctgactgcgtATCCGTCTAAgggtggaacgcagtactgaaatcTAGCCTTGTACCCAAAGCCTTGTGTAATATTTTCCAGAACCGaaatgtgaatctaggatctcagTCAGATATAATAGAAACCGGTACACCATGTAGCCTCACAATTtcagccacatataacttggccaattTCTGTAACGAATAATCCGTGTGGATCGATATAAAATGGGCAGATTTAGTCAATCGGTCCttaatcacccatatcgaatccttcttagtcggcgttaagggtagcccactcacaaaatccatggttaccctctcccacttccagagtggaatttTAACTGGTTGTAGTAACCCAGAAGGTAATTGAcactcagccttaacttgctagcATGTCAGACACTTACTCACATACTCAGTAACTTCGtgtttcaaccctggccaccaatacagctCACAAAGATCTTGATATAACTtgtttccaccaggatgcatagtatatggactactatgcgcctcttgtagtatagactgcctcagatcAGAATCCCTCGATATACATACTCTTCGATGGAAGCATAATACTATTTTCTCATTTAGCCCAAAATCCGTGGCCTTACCATTCTCAACTGTCGAAAATGAGAAGCTAGCGACTCATCTAGAAATGTTTCTCCTTAATTTGATCAATCCAAGTCAGTCTCACTTGCAATTCAGctaacaagcttccatcatcgaacAAGCTGAGACAAGCAAACATTGCTTTCAATCAGATACAACCCTACGACTCAGTGCgccagctaccacattagctttaccaaggtgatactcaattgaacaatcgtagtccttaagcaactatccaccttcgttgcctaagattcaactccttttgagtaagaagatatttgaggcttttatgatctatGTAAATAATCGTCTTTTCActgtataagtaatgtctccaaatcttcagtgcgaataccaccgtagctaattccaagtcatgagtgGGGTAATTTGTCTCGTGACGCTTGAGGTGatgagacgcataagcaaccaccctaccctcttacatcaacacacaacccaagctAATatgcgacgcatcactgtaaacagtAAATTCCTTCCTAGACTCTGGCAGTATCAAAACAGGGGCCTTAGTCAAAAcatcctttagtttctcaaaactctcttgctgcttATCAGTCCAATTAAATGGTACCCCTCTATGCAGTAACTTAGTCAGAGATGTAGCAATCaatgaaaatccttcaacaaaacgtctgtaATACCTAGCCAGGCCTAGAAAGCTTCGAATCTCAAATAccgtctttggtggtttccaatccactacagcttcaattttccgaggatcCACCCTAATTTTCTCTGCTAACATTACATGTCCTAGAAATGTCACTTTTCGCAGCCAAAATTTGTACTTGCTGAATTTTGTATAAAGCTGCTTTTCCCTTAGAACTTACAAAACAATACGAAGATGTGCATCATGCTCCTTCTCGATTTTTGAATACACCAATATGttgtctataaacacaactatgaACTAATCCAAATAAGACTGGAATAtcaattcattagatccataaaagccGCTAGTGCATTCTTcaacccaaacgacatcactaggaactcgtaatgaccataacaagttctaaaagcagtcttatACACGTTAGCATCCTTAATCTTTAGCTGATGATACCCAGACCGAAATCTAGCTTAGAAAAATTGTAGCTCCTCGTAGCtagtcaaacagatcatctatcctcggtaaagggtacttattcttgatagtcagcttgttcaattgacgattatcaatgcacatgcgcatggatccatccttcttcttcaaaaACAACATTGGTGCTCCCTACGGAGACACACTCAGTCGAATGAATCCTCGATCCAATAGCTTTTGGATTTGAGCCTTTAGCTCTACTAGCTCTTTCGGTGTCATCCTATAAGGGGcaatggacaccggagctgttCCAGGTTGGAGTTCAATActgaattcaacctcacgatctggAGGCAACCCCGGAAGCTCTTTAGGAAATACATCCAAAAAATCTTTTACAGTTCTGACATCTCCGACAGAAGGACTTTTAGAATCGAAAATACTACCATATGCTAGGAACGCCTCGCAACCTTTGCGAACCAGCTTCTCGGCCCTTAACGCAGAAATTACATTAGATAAATAATCTCTTCACTCCCTTATCGTCGTCACCTCCTTATCCTCCATAGACTTTAACACCatacgcttagcagcacaatccaatttCAGAAAATGTTtcactaaccaatccatgcccaatataatatcaaatttccTAAACGACAGTTCCATCAAATCTGCCGAAAAGACCACCTTTGGACTTCTAAGGGCACATCTGAGAACAACTTACTCACCCCAACTGGTTGTCCCAGTGGACTCAACATAGTCATTTCACTAACTATATTTTTAGACTGAATACCCAATGTCTCAGACACAGTGCACGTAACATACGAGTGTGTAGAACCAATATTAATTAAAGTAGTGTATGGTAAATTATAAATCAGCAACGTACAAGTTATGACGTCAGGGTCATCCCTATCCTCTCAGCAACGAGCAGCATAGACCAAGGCTGGTTGTCTTGCCTTAATGTttccagcacctctgcctggtgcttcACGACCTCGACCAAacccatttccacctctggcctaacctcggcctctcggtggctgctgaccACCTCTCACAGGCTGAACATGACCCTTTCCTACAGCTTTCATTTGAGTAAACCCCTGAATACAATTCTTAACCTAATGATCCatagacccacatctaaagcatgcccCAGTTCGTTTCCAACACTCACCCTGGTGAGCTCTCCCACAATCGGCGCAAAGCTGCGGTCTTGTAACAATACCAAGAACCGCTCAAACTGGCCCATCAAACCTGGCCCTCTTTATAGGCCTTCCAGAAGAACCTGAGAGTCGAAAATCCCTTTTATTTTTGTCCCTATATTTCTCGCGGTTCTGGTGCTCAGAGCGCTTCACATCCtcgtcaattttttatttttccataagAGCAGCAAAGTCCTGCTCCCTCTATGGGGCTATCAGCACACATAACTCGTCTCAGAGGCCATCCTCAAACTGCACGCAGTGTTCATATTCAGTTACGACTATCCCGCGTGTATACCGACTCAACCGTAGAAACTCTCCCTCGTACTTCGCCATGATTTTATTCCCCTGAGTCAAATTCAGAAATTCCTTCCTTCGGGCATCTATATaacttgcacccacatacttccctgaaAAGGCTGCTTTGAAGAAATCCCATGTCAAACGGTCAGCTTGcgtaccttctctcacagtgagccaccactggtaggcctcATCATGCAGTAAAGACACTGTCCCTTTTAATTTTTGCTCTGAAGTACATTCAAGGTCATCCATTACTAGCTCGGTAGCCTTTAACCAATATTCTACCACATATGGGGCTACACCCGAAACACCCTTGAAGATTTTTGCTCCATTAGATCAGAGTCGCTCTGAAATTGACCCCCAACCTAAAGATCCAGTACTTGTTCTAGCAACCCTTTCAAGAACTCGTAGCATTGCTTGAGATAAAGCATTATCCCCAACTGCTCGATCATAAGACCCTGATTCAATTACTGGCGAGGCTGGTGCCTCTCTAGCCGGCATGTGGCCCGATGCTGAAGACCCAGCTCTAAAACTTCCTCAGCCTCTACTGCGGCCTCGTGTACCCCTTCCGCAAGTACCTCTTGTGCTCATATCGATAGCAAATTGTCTGTTTTAAAGTCTTATAAATCAGtttataatttcaataattattaacAATGTGTTATGAAATTAGCAattagagtttgttttcgcagaacaaAATTGTCTACAGTTGTCAGTCTTCTATAATCTCGGTCTACTCTAACTACGGAGTTTCAGTGTAATTCTACTACCTATGGTGGTCTTCAATAATACATTTCAGTTCATAACAATAATCAGTGTCAAAAAACTTACtgatttggtgccggagacttAGTGTGCCACATTTCCAACCACAAAATTTAACATTCAAATCCacaaaaacccattccacagccgagtttcgtaacttgactctgataccactaaatgtaacaccccaaacttggtcTAGACGCTACagtcgaatctggtgtgtcacatctgAGTTTTTTTTGAAACCTTGTACTTGATGGTGGAAACCGTTTCTAAGTTAAACCCATCCGATTAAAAATCGCGAAAGCTTCTTTAGTTGAACACCTTAAGGATAGAAATGCaggtttttatttgaaaattcgaTGTTCTTATTCtagaaatttaaaatatgaaatcaaaagcccattaaaagttaaaaaccccCAAATGGTCTTGTTacataattaaaacccaaatatgaaagcttaaataaattgagttattaaCAACAAATCTGCGGACgtgtggccaccactgagtccctCGAGGCTCCAAATcatctaaggctggggattacctgcacagttaaaagaagggtgagtttacgaaaactcagtatgtaatcccctATTGGTCAATAGTAAAAATGCATACAGTAacggtctgggcctgagccctatttaataacagtacaatctgggcctaagccctatgcagtaacagtgtgggcctaTGCCCAAAACAGTATAATCACAATACaggtatgcaacccaacccaatccatctTTCTCACCATCCGTACCAACCAattcaccatgtggggaataaatcgacccacccagccaacccAGCAATATCCCAGCATAACTACTAATAGTAACGCAACAAAGCTGCTAGTAGTAACACAATAAAACTACTAATAGCGGTAAACATGGCGTAGCCATTAATATCAGAatacgtggcaaagccaccagaatagtacttcctccaaatcaaaaTCCCAACCCTAATGCAGTATGCCATGTCATAATATTTCGTGTATGCAAGGTTTCATACTCAATACGGTCATGCATATATCATGCactcatcaattaacctacctctaaggtataacagtcatttccacCCATTAGGGGTAGAATAGTAATTTTATccctcaagggtattttggtcattttaccctctagggtCCTGGTACAGATAATCGATCTCTAAGAAGGTCAACAGTCGCCTCGAgggacttaagtaacctaaacagacctaATGGTGTAAATGGCCTAAAACCCATtattcggcccaagtgggcccacacgctcgtgtgtcccacttagcccaaatttagctacggctatgtgacctacatagcccagtctaAAATTTATAACTTACCGTAGATTTAATCTGTGTGGGGCTCACGAGCCCATTGGGTCCTCCTAGTCTATTTCGGCCCAACGAAGCCCTTAACGGCCTATGCCATGCACATGACATGACAAGCCTAACTACTTCCCACCtatcagttagatttacacaagcgggcccacaaggcccattgggcccatttttCCCATCGAGGCCCAGTATACGAGAATGCTCGTAGCGGCCTCTATAGTCTATCGCCCATGgtttgtgtaacgccccaaacccggcccagacattatggccagatctgacgtgtcacatggacttacgacttagtatgcattcgttggtttaagtgattggagtggtctttgtaaaaacagcggttgaatgaaaagccggtttatcaatctttaggctatccatttgttgtgtttgttgagtcttgaaaacgttcattaattttgaaaacccgcgcagcctaacactagcagtttcgtcatagtgtaaatataatcagaaaataaaaccataacggaaaaaataaatttaaatagcggccttattacaacttaaaacccaaaattaaatcagaatataaaaataataaaaataaactaacttaggaAAACCAACTTTGCAAATGATGTGGCCGCTCCGAAtctctcacagctccaagcccactatctTTGGggattttgtgacagcccaaaattgaccctagtcggaaggtggtctcgggaccacaaaaccgaggcataaaaataattaaaaatctattttgatgcctataatatgtgtgtgctcatgtatgacattttatgatgattgatttagtgttataagggtgaattccacaagaaaggacttagtaatgaactttgaaagtatgataggaaatgtgtgatgactaattaaagcatgcatgcaaaataatggacttgcatgtcaaattcccctttataggtggtggcggccatgacaaggaggatgggctaaacatgtcatgaaacatgttttgttggtgcattagggtgaaataataaacaaaggtgtatgggtgataaaaaatgaaaaaaatgtgtgtgagtgtggtaatccccccattgccgtgagttgtagagaaggaaagaaaaaaaatttgttcatcctttctttgagccaaaactaaggaagaaggaggattttgcttcatgcttggtttggaagagatctagaaggagatttggccaagtttgcatcaagattaaggtatgtatgaggttgtgttaggagtttcatgcatgttttggttgctaacttgatgtgcatgttagccatggctcaaatctttgttaagccatggaaatggtatttggccaaagttgttatggtgataaagccattgcatgctaagtgtgaagcttgatgatgatgcatgcaatgatggattttctactcatgagtaagattttgagttttctctttgttttatcatgattaaagttgaaaaggagcatgattgtcatacttggccatgatgcattcttgagcatgattcatgcttcttgcatgttagttaaaagtttgtgttttggatggctatggacaccttgaaaattcgccatgctcatatatgcatatatatgattgcacattatgtttggttatgaactaagtgatgaatatattgatttaaagaagaaaatgtggaagaatgcttgtgaaattgcaagcacaattcgcctagcacacatataagtgcttgatgctatattataagttttgggccacaatgtgcaaagcataaattagtagattgcatgctgttttgtgaggtattaagtgcaaaattgacctcaacatgtacatgaatattcggccttgggtagcctattgaaggccttagcatttccttgatgctcaaataaattgtattgaattgcttgatgtagtataaaatgtgcatgaccattgtgtattcaagctaaagagtggccatatgaccatttaaaatccttgtcatattcgccataagcaagcacaatgaggttttaataaattgaatttgtttgaattagctcaagagctaagagggccacaattggacaaggggaaggaaaaggtgatcgaatagccgaaaaagccgttcgacaacatccgaggtaagtcctcaagaagtgaccttacttgaattatgtgagatgaaatatggatgtgtatgattattgattatgtgtgtatgagtatttgaattccaccgggctaagtcccaaggcgaatatgctaatgattataattgtgtttgagccttagtaaggaaaatgaaatatgtatgtccaatgattattgatgtatgtgtgcatgagaaattgaatgatatcgggctaagccccaagacaattatgctgaaatttatatccgggttaagaccgaaggcaattgtgctagtagctatatccgggctaagaccaaggcattcgtgcaagttgttaaatccgggctaagaccaaggcatttgtgcaaatcgtgatatccgggtaaagtccgttggccttggtgcgggttaccataaccgggctatgtcccgaaggcgattgaacgagtaccgacatccggctaaactcgaaggtatgtgatttgaaaattatgagcttgctggaaa harbors:
- the LOC108465162 gene encoding uncharacterized protein LOC108465162 → MPAREAPASPVIESGSYDRAVGDNALSQAMLRVLERVARTTPYVVEYWLKATELVMDDLECTSEQKLKGTVSLLHDEAYQWWLTVREGTQADRLTWDFFKAAFSGKYVGASYIDARRKEFLNLTQGNKIMAKYEGEFLRLSRYTRGIVVTEYEHCVQFEDGL